Proteins found in one Paenibacillus sp. FSL R10-2782 genomic segment:
- a CDS encoding flavin reductase family protein: protein MRTLIADPAIHAYPGMVAVVTSRHNGVQNVMASGWHTYIGSSPGMYGISLRKETYSYGLIEKSGGFGVQFLPAHRSEWIQAVGSFSGRDIDKFQHFEIAYEDGISVDVPVLLDAYLAYECKVVDIHTYGDHDWIVGEIQQTYRDDELFLDEGIPEFSKLHIPLYVGRSTYFVADDTLQKKVHPFYLNK, encoded by the coding sequence ATGCGAACTTTAATTGCTGATCCTGCGATCCATGCCTATCCGGGAATGGTTGCAGTTGTTACTTCCCGTCATAACGGTGTGCAGAATGTAATGGCCTCTGGCTGGCATACATATATCGGATCATCACCGGGCATGTATGGCATTTCGTTGCGGAAGGAAACGTATTCGTATGGTCTGATTGAAAAAAGTGGAGGCTTCGGTGTTCAATTTTTGCCCGCCCACAGATCGGAATGGATTCAGGCTGTAGGTTCCTTTAGCGGCAGGGATATAGATAAGTTTCAGCATTTCGAGATTGCATATGAGGACGGAATTTCTGTGGATGTCCCTGTATTGCTGGATGCTTATCTTGCTTATGAGTGTAAAGTGGTAGATATTCATACCTATGGAGATCATGATTGGATTGTCGGTGAGATACAGCAAACTTACCGGGACGATGAACTCTTTCTGGATGAAGGCATACCTGAATTTAGTAAGCTTCATATTCCTTTATACGTGGGTCGCTCTACTTATTTTGTGGCAGATGATACGTTACAAAAGAAGGTACACCCGTTTTATTTGAACAAATAA